From the Jeongeupia sp. HS-3 genome, the window ATCGGCGTGCTCGCCGTGACCGTCTTGTCGGTCTTGCTGAACCTGACCCCGTTCAAGGGTGTGTTCGCGATGCCGCCGTCGATCGAGCCGACCTTTATGCAGCTCGATCTGAAAGGCGCGTTCCATGCCGGTCTGATCGGGGTGGTGTTCATCTTCTTCTTTGTCGACCTGTTCGATACGACCGGCACGCTGATCGGTGTTTCACATCGATCGGGCCTGCTCGACAAGGACGGCAAGCTGCCACGCCTCAAGAAGGCACTGCTCGCCGATTCGACCGCAATTATCGCCGGCTCGGTATTGGGTACGTCGAGCGTGACCGCGTATGTTGAATCTGCAGCCGGCGTGGCCGAAGGTGGCCGGACTGGCCTGACGGCGGTGGTGGTGGCGCTGCTGTTCCTGGTCGCGCTGTTTCTGGCGCCGCTGGCCGGCACCGTGCCAGCCTACGCCACCGCACCGGCGCTGTGCTATGTGGCCGTGCTGATGGCGCGTGGCCTGGCCGAAATTGACTGGGACGATATCACCGAAGCCGCACCGGCCGTGATCACTGCAGTCGGCATGCCGTTTACCTATTCAATCGCCGACGGGATTGCCTTTGGTTTCATCAGCTATGCTGCCATCAAACTGCTGGCCGGTCGTTTCAAGGATCTGAGTCCGGCGGTGTTGATCATCACCGCGCTGTGGATCGTCAAGTTTGCGTTGTTCGGATAAGGGGCGCCCGATGGAGCTGCATAGCGAGGAGTACATCAAGGCCCGTATTCGTACGGTGCCCGATTGGCCGCAGCCGGGCGTGCAGTTTCGCGATATCACGCCGCTGTTGCAGGACCCGAAAACCTTTCGTGTTCTGGTCGATACCTTCGTGCATCGCTATATGGATCAGCAGCTCGACGTAGTGGCCGGGGTCGATGCGCGTGGATTTATTCTCGGTGCGGTCGTTGCTTACGAGCTCAATCTGGGTTTCGTACCCATTCGCAAAAAGGGCAAACTACCCTTTACGACGGTTTCCGAAGAGTATGAACTCGAGTACGGCTCGGCCGCTGTCGAGATCCACTGTGATGCCTGTCGTGCCGGCGATCGCGTGCTGTTGATCGATGACCTGGTCGCGACCGGCGGAACAATGATTGCTGCGGCCAAATTGTTGACGCGAATTGGCGCCACGGTGGTTGAGGCGGCGGCGATTGTCGATCTGCCCGAATTGGGTGGCTCTGCGCTGGTGGCCGCGCAAGGCATTCCGCTTTATACCGTTTGTGATTTTTCCGGCCATTAATCGGCCGGATATTTGTAGATTCAGGAGTTTTACCGTGACCATGGAATTGCCAGAAGCACTGACGATCATCGATAACGCCGACCTGCTGCATTCCGATGCCGAGGTGCTGGCTGCGATCGAACGGATGGCCAGCCAGATGACTGCTGCGCTCAAGGATACCAATCCGATCGTCTACACCGTGCTGAACGGCGGCCTGATCGTCGCCGGCAATCTGCTGCCGCGACTGAAATTCCCGCTGGAAATGTCCTACCTGCACGCGACGCGTTACCGCAATGACACCAGTGGTGGCGTGCTCGACTGGAAGGTAAAGCCGCACGACGACCTCAAGGGACGTACCGTGGTCATCGTTGACGATATCCTCGATGAAGGCCACACGCTGGCCGCCATCGTCGAGTACATCAAGGCGAAGGACGTCAAAGAGATCTACGTCGCGGTGCTGGTCGACAAGCTGCACAGCCGCAAGGCCGCAGGGATCAAGGCCGATTTCGTCGGTCTCAAGGTTGACGACCGCTTCCTGTTCGGCTGCGGCATGGATTATCAAGGCTACTGGCGCAATACTCTGGCCATCTACGCGGTCAAGGGTCTGTAATTCGTTCGGGCGGAGGTGGTGGATGACTGAGTCGCAGCAGGTCCGCCACTTTCGCCAGATCCTGATCTGGCCCCTGCAACTGATGCCGCTCGACGAGAGTGGTGTGCCGGGGCAGCAATGGCGCTTGATGGCCGATGCTGCGAAGCAGGGCTCGCCATGGCAGTTGCGGTCGAGCGAGTTCGAGCGTGGCGCGTTTCAGGAGCGCCATTACCGCGAGTTCGTCACCTTCCTGCCTTATGTGCAGCGCTTTCTGTACGGCGAGGGCGAGACCGAGGCGAGCGATGTCGCCAGTTTTGGCAAGTCCCCGCTGCACGTCTTTCGCCGTCAAGACGTCAAGTCGGTGCGCCTGCGGTTTCGCGATGGGGTCGAGCTCGATCTGGCCGTCGCGCACATCGACCTCTATTTCTTCTTTGATCTCGATGTCGTCATTCTCGCGCTTGAGGTCATGGGTGGCGACCTGTCGCTGCCGCGCGTTCAGGATGTACTGTTTCGTTTCGGCAGGGCGTTCCCGGCGCAGTGGGACGAGGATGGCGGGCCGGCAAGCTGTCTCGCCGGCGTAGCCTGGCTCGGTGGCGATGGGCAGGTGCTGGCGCAGTCCGATTATGCCGATCGCGACGCCTATCTCGATTATCTTGCCGAGTTTCGCTCGCCGCGCCTTGCCAGCCATTGGGCCTGGTTGCTCGAACCGATGGTGCCGCACCACTCGGGCGCGAGCGGTGGCGTGCGCTATCGGCAGGTCGAGTATCACCGCATGCCTTTGATGGCCTATTTGTCGCTCGATGATCCGTTTTCGCTGTCCGACGCGGATTTCTACCGGCTCGGTACGGTGGCGCGTCCGGATAGTGACGAGGCGCTGTCGATACGGCTGATCAAGGATTTCATCGTCGAGAGTTGTTACGACCGCTTCTGGTCGCCCGAGCAGGGCGTGGCGAGCGCGTCGACGCGGACGATGTGCAATGGCCATGCGCTGATCGTCGTCGGTGGCCGCGATCATGCGTTTTTCAACGATGCGCAGACCGGCGTGCTTGGCCAGTTCCGTCATCAGCAATTCCAGCTGGCCTTGATCGCTCATTTTCACAAGGCCGCCTTGCTGACGTTCTCGGACCGGATGGCCGTGGCGCTGGCGCGGCTCAATGTTGGCGACGTGCATTCGGTACGCCTGTTCAAGCGCGATATCCGCATCCAGCTCGAAGTTTTCTTGCGCTTTACCCAGCGTTACTGGTTTCGCGAGGTATCCAATCAGGCCGCCGCAGCGCGGCTGTTCGAGATGCTGCGCCAGCACTTGGGGACGGCGGCCTTGTATCAGGAGGTGCACGACTCGGTGAAGAGTATGAGCCAGTATCTCGATAGCGACGATCTGCGCCGGCAGGCCGACACCGTGGTCAAGCTGACCGTAGTGACGATTCTGAGTCTGGTCGGCACCACGGTGACCGGGTTCCTGGGGATGAATGTGTTCGATCTTGCCGACGCACACCCCTTGGCCAAGTTCGGGTACTTCTTGCTTGTTTTGGTGCCGGCGCTGGCACTGACGCTGTACACGCTGATGAAGGCGCGGCCGCTGTCGGAGTTCATCGAGCGCATGGCCGATCAACGCAGCGATTGGCACGTCCGCCTGGCAGCCTTCGCCCGCATCTGGCGCAAACGCGGTCGATAATCAGCGCTGTGGGCATGAATGGCGCTCATCTTGTTGCGCTACAGGATTGCGCCAAAGACCCGCGCCGCTCGTGGTAGAATTCGGCCAATCTTCTCAATCGGCTACGGAAAGCGAACCCATGTTCTCCAAGTCTGTCACTCTCTCGCAATACGATCCCGACCTCTCCGCTGCGCTGCAGGGCGAAGTGGTGCGCCAGCACGAACACATCGAACTGATCGCGTCGGAAAACTACACCAGCCCGGCCGTCATGGAAGCGCAGGGTTCACAGCTGACCAACAAGTACGCCGAAGGTTATCCGGGCAAGCGTTTCTACGGTGGCTGTGAATACGTTGATGTCATCGAGCAATTGGCGATCGACCGCGTCAAGGCGCTGTTCGGCGCCGAGTACGCCAACGTGCAACCGCATTCGGGTTCGCAGGCCAACCAGGCCGTGTATTTCTCGATCCTGAAGCCGGGCGATACCGTGATGGGGATGAACCTCGGTCACGGTGGTCACCTGACCCATGGTTCGCCGGCCAACCTGTCGGGCAAGTTGTTCAATATCGTCGCTTACGGCTTGAACGAAAACGAAGAAATTGATTACGACGATATGGAACGTGTCGCGATCGAAACCAAGCCGAAGCTGCTGATCGGCGGTGCTTCCGCCTACGCGCTGCGTTTCGACTGGGCACGCATGCGTGAAATCGCCGACAAGGTTGGCGCTTACTTCATGGTCGACATGGCGCACTACGCCGGCCTGATCGCCGCTGGCGTGTACCCGAACCCGGTGCCGCACGCGCACTTCGTGACCTCGACCACGCACAAGACGCTGCGCGGCCCGCGCGGCGGCATCATTCTGGCCAAGGCCGAGTTCGAGAAGTCGATCAACTCCAATGTGTTCCCGACGCTGCAAGGCGGCCCGCTGATGCACGTCATCGCCGGCAAGGCGGTGGCATTCAAGGAAGCGGCGACGCCGGAATTCAAGGCTTACCAAGAGCAAGTGATCAAGAACGCGCAAACGATGGCGGCAACGCTGGCCGAGCGCGGTCTGCGCATCATCTCGGGCCGTACCGAATCGCATGTGTTCCTGGTTGACCTGCGTCCGAAGAACTTGACCGGTAAGGCCGCCGATGCGGCACTGGGCAAGGCGCACATCACCGTCAACAAGAACGCGATTCCGAACGATCCGGAAAGCCCGTTCGTGACTTCGGGCATCCGTATCGGTTCCCCGGCGATCACCACGCGTGGTTTCAAGGAAGCGGAAGCCGTGCAAGTGGCGAATCTGATTGCCGATGTGCTCGACAATCCGGCCGACGAAGCCAATCTGGCGAGCGTTGCCGAGAAGGTGAAGGCGCTGACCGCGAAGTTCCCGGTCTACGTCGACTGATCTTGCCAAGCGCATGAAAAGGGTGGTGCCGTAAGGCACCACCCTTTGCCTTTTTCACGCGTCCGTTCTTTATTGATCTTTACGCTTATCCGGCTCATGAGGGCCTGTCGATGAAATGTCCGTTCTGCGGTTCTCCCGATACTCAGGTGGTTGACTCGCGCGTGTCCGACGAGGGCGATACGGTACGCCGCCGACGTCGCTGCAATGTGTGCGACAAGCGCTTCACCACCTACGAAACCGCCGAAGTACGCATGCCGCAAGTCGTCAAGCAAAACGGCCAGCGTTCAGAGTTCGATCGCGACAAGATCCGCATTAGCTTCCAGCGCGCGCTGCACAAGCGCCCGGTGCCAACGCAGCTGATGGACGAGGCGATTTCACGCATCATCCAGAAGGTGCTCAGTGTGGGTGATCGCGAAATCATGTCGCGCCAGATTGGCGAGATGGTGATGGCCGAGCTCGCCAAGCTCGATAAGGTGGCCTATATCCGCTTCGCCTCGGTGTATCGCTCGTTTTCCGATGTCGATGATTTTCGCGATGTGATTCGCGAAGTCACCAAAAAGGACTGAGTCGTGTCGCGCACCGCCTGGATCATCCGTCATCTCGCCTTTGAAGACCTCGGTACGCTGGCTGCGCCGCTCGTTGCGCGTGGCTACACGCTGCGTTATCTCGAGGCCGGCGTTGATCGCCTCGACGCGCTGGCCGATGCTGCGGTGGACGATCTGCTGGTGGTGCTTGGTGGGCCGATTGGCGTCTATCAGACCCACCGCTATCCCTGGCTGCTGACCGAAACCGTTGCCATCGCCGGCTGGCTTGAGAGCGGCCGCGCGACGCTGGGTATTTGCCTTGGCGCGCAGCTGATCGCCGCTGCGCTCGGTGCGCGGGTTTATCAGGGAAACGGCAAGGAAATCGGCTGGTTTCCGCTCACGCTGACCGAAGCCGGGGTTGCGTCTCCGGTGCGGCATCTGGGGGCTGATCTGACGTCAATGCTGCACTGGCACGGTGACACTTTTGATTTGCCGGCGAATGCCGAGCTGCTGGCGTCCAGTGGCATGTACCCGCATCAGGCCTATCGTGTCGGCGATCGGGTGCTGGCTTTTCAGTGCCATCCGGAAATCGACCCTTCGCGTTTCGAGCAATGGCTGATCGGTCATTGCGATGAGCTGGATGCCGCCGGTATCGGCTTTGGCGTGCTGCGCGAGCAAACCGCCAGCCACGGCGAGCGCTTGCGTGCGCAGGCGGCGCTGTGCATCGGCGAGTGGCTGGATTCGCTATGAGCGACGTGCCGGGCATGAGCGATCGTATCCATATGCAGCATGCGCTGCGGCTCGCGGCGAGAGGGTTGTACACGACCACGCCGAACCCGCGCGTCGGCTGTGTGATCGTCAAGGATGGCGTCGTTGTCGGTGAAGGCTGGCATGTGCGCGCCGGTGAGCCGCACGCCGAAGTGCACGCCTTGCGCATGGCCGGCGCTGCCGCAAGCGGCGCCACCGCGTACGTGACGCTGGAGCCGTGCAGCCATCATGGCCGCACGCCGCCATGCGCCGATGCGCTGGTTCAAGCCGGTGTCGCCCGCGTGGTCGTGGCGATGACCGATCCGAATCCGCAAGTTGCCGGACGCGGACTGGCGCGACTGCGTGCTGCCGGCATTGCGACGGCGTCCGGTGTGCTCGAAGCCGAGGCGCGCGAGCTCAATGTCGGCTTTGTCAGCCGGATGCTGCGTGGCCGGCCTTGGACGCGGATCAAACTTGCTGCAAGTCTGGATGGCCGGATTGCCCTCGCCGACGGACAATCAAAATGGATTACCGGCGCCGCCGCGCGCGCCGATGTGCAACGCTGGCGCGCCCGTTCGTGCGCCATGCTCACCGGTGTGAATACCGTGCTTGCCGATGGTGCGCAGCTGACGGTGCGCGATTTCGATGTTGAACGCCAGCCGCTGCGCGTGGTGGTCGATAGCGCTTTGCGTACGCCTGTGACTGCACGGCTGTTGCAAGCACCGGGTGTGTTGATCGCTGGGGCGAGCGATGGCGTCAATCGTGCTGCGCTGGAAGCGGCCGGTGCCGAAGTGCTGCTTCTGCCCGGTAGTGATGGCCGGGTTGATCTGGCTGCGCTCTTGCTGCATCTGGGCGGGCGCGGCATCAACGAGCTGACCGTCGAGGCTGGCGGTGTGCTGGCCGGCGCCTTGTTGCAAGCGGGCTTGGCCGACGAGCTGCTGTTGTACCAGGCGCCAGTGCTGATCGGCCAGGGCAAGCCTATGGCCGATTTTGCCTTGTCGAGCCTGACCGAGCGCTTCGCGCCCCGGGTGATCGAGCGCCGCAGTGTCGGCGATGATCTGCGCTGGACCTTGCGCTTTACCGATCCGGCCCAAGCTTTCACAGGATCAATTGCGGAGAATGGACAATGAACGAAGCCCAAGCCGCACCGTTATGCCCCGATTGCGGCAAGCCGCTGGATATTCTCAAGGCTTGCGGCGCGACCAGTTATTTTTGCAACCACTGTAATGAGCTCAAATCATCGCAGCGGGTGCGCGACTACAACGCCAGCCAGCCGACGGCGGCCGGGAAGGAGCAGCGCTGAATGTTTACCGGAATTGTGCAAGCCATCGGCACCATCGAACACGTCGAGCCGTTTCCCGGCGGCGTGAAGCTGACCGTCCATGCGCCGGAGCTGGATTTTGCCGACGTGGTCCTGGGTGACAGCATCTCGCATAACGGCGCCTGCATGACCTTGATCGAGCAGGTCGATGTCCACCGTTATCGTATCGATGTCTCCGACGAATCGCTGCGCTGCACGGTTGGTCTTGATGTCGAGAGCGGCAAGGTCAATCTTGAAAAAGCCATGCGCCTTGGCGATATGCTCGGTGGGCATCTGGTTTCCGGCCATGTCGATGGGGTTGGCGATGTGGTCTCGTTCGATCCGGTTGGCGACAATCGCGAGCTGGTGGTGAGGGCGCCGAAGGCGATGGCCAAGTATCTGGCGGCCAAGGGCTCGGTCGTCGTCAATGGCGTGTCGTTGACGACCAACTCGGTGCGCGATGTCGAGGACGGTTGTGTGTTCTCGATCAACCTGATTCCGCACACGCTTTCGGTGACGACGCTGGGGTCGCTGGCCGCCGGTTCACGGGTCAATCTGGAAAT encodes:
- the ribD gene encoding bifunctional diaminohydroxyphosphoribosylaminopyrimidine deaminase/5-amino-6-(5-phosphoribosylamino)uracil reductase RibD; amino-acid sequence: MSDVPGMSDRIHMQHALRLAARGLYTTTPNPRVGCVIVKDGVVVGEGWHVRAGEPHAEVHALRMAGAAASGATAYVTLEPCSHHGRTPPCADALVQAGVARVVVAMTDPNPQVAGRGLARLRAAGIATASGVLEAEARELNVGFVSRMLRGRPWTRIKLAASLDGRIALADGQSKWITGAAARADVQRWRARSCAMLTGVNTVLADGAQLTVRDFDVERQPLRVVVDSALRTPVTARLLQAPGVLIAGASDGVNRAALEAAGAEVLLLPGSDGRVDLAALLLHLGGRGINELTVEAGGVLAGALLQAGLADELLLYQAPVLIGQGKPMADFALSSLTERFAPRVIERRSVGDDLRWTLRFTDPAQAFTGSIAENGQ
- a CDS encoding hypoxanthine-guanine phosphoribosyltransferase, whose product is MELPEALTIIDNADLLHSDAEVLAAIERMASQMTAALKDTNPIVYTVLNGGLIVAGNLLPRLKFPLEMSYLHATRYRNDTSGGVLDWKVKPHDDLKGRTVVIVDDILDEGHTLAAIVEYIKAKDVKEIYVAVLVDKLHSRKAAGIKADFVGLKVDDRFLFGCGMDYQGYWRNTLAIYAVKGL
- a CDS encoding NCS2 family permease, with the translated sequence MLDAFFKLKEHGTNVRTEVIAGFTTFLTMAYIIFVNPSILSLTGMDFNAVFVATCLAAAIGTAIMGLVANYPIALAPGMGLNAYFTFAVVQGMGVPWQTALGAVFISGIIFVLVSSFKIREILVNAIPRSLKLAISAGVGLFLAIIGLKSAGIITGSEATLVKLGDIHSPSVLLAALGFVLIVALEYRKVKGSIIIGVLAVTVLSVLLNLTPFKGVFAMPPSIEPTFMQLDLKGAFHAGLIGVVFIFFFVDLFDTTGTLIGVSHRSGLLDKDGKLPRLKKALLADSTAIIAGSVLGTSSVTAYVESAAGVAEGGRTGLTAVVVALLFLVALFLAPLAGTVPAYATAPALCYVAVLMARGLAEIDWDDITEAAPAVITAVGMPFTYSIADGIAFGFISYAAIKLLAGRFKDLSPAVLIITALWIVKFALFG
- a CDS encoding zinc-ribbon domain-containing protein, which codes for MNEAQAAPLCPDCGKPLDILKACGATSYFCNHCNELKSSQRVRDYNASQPTAAGKEQR
- the glyA gene encoding serine hydroxymethyltransferase, with translation MFSKSVTLSQYDPDLSAALQGEVVRQHEHIELIASENYTSPAVMEAQGSQLTNKYAEGYPGKRFYGGCEYVDVIEQLAIDRVKALFGAEYANVQPHSGSQANQAVYFSILKPGDTVMGMNLGHGGHLTHGSPANLSGKLFNIVAYGLNENEEIDYDDMERVAIETKPKLLIGGASAYALRFDWARMREIADKVGAYFMVDMAHYAGLIAAGVYPNPVPHAHFVTSTTHKTLRGPRGGIILAKAEFEKSINSNVFPTLQGGPLMHVIAGKAVAFKEAATPEFKAYQEQVIKNAQTMAATLAERGLRIISGRTESHVFLVDLRPKNLTGKAADAALGKAHITVNKNAIPNDPESPFVTSGIRIGSPAITTRGFKEAEAVQVANLIADVLDNPADEANLASVAEKVKALTAKFPVYVD
- a CDS encoding adenine phosphoribosyltransferase, which translates into the protein MELHSEEYIKARIRTVPDWPQPGVQFRDITPLLQDPKTFRVLVDTFVHRYMDQQLDVVAGVDARGFILGAVVAYELNLGFVPIRKKGKLPFTTVSEEYELEYGSAAVEIHCDACRAGDRVLLIDDLVATGGTMIAAAKLLTRIGATVVEAAAIVDLPELGGSALVAAQGIPLYTVCDFSGH
- a CDS encoding glutamine amidotransferase, producing the protein MSRTAWIIRHLAFEDLGTLAAPLVARGYTLRYLEAGVDRLDALADAAVDDLLVVLGGPIGVYQTHRYPWLLTETVAIAGWLESGRATLGICLGAQLIAAALGARVYQGNGKEIGWFPLTLTEAGVASPVRHLGADLTSMLHWHGDTFDLPANAELLASSGMYPHQAYRVGDRVLAFQCHPEIDPSRFEQWLIGHCDELDAAGIGFGVLREQTASHGERLRAQAALCIGEWLDSL
- the nrdR gene encoding transcriptional regulator NrdR yields the protein MKCPFCGSPDTQVVDSRVSDEGDTVRRRRRCNVCDKRFTTYETAEVRMPQVVKQNGQRSEFDRDKIRISFQRALHKRPVPTQLMDEAISRIIQKVLSVGDREIMSRQIGEMVMAELAKLDKVAYIRFASVYRSFSDVDDFRDVIREVTKKD
- a CDS encoding riboflavin synthase, encoding MFTGIVQAIGTIEHVEPFPGGVKLTVHAPELDFADVVLGDSISHNGACMTLIEQVDVHRYRIDVSDESLRCTVGLDVESGKVNLEKAMRLGDMLGGHLVSGHVDGVGDVVSFDPVGDNRELVVRAPKAMAKYLAAKGSVVVNGVSLTTNSVRDVEDGCVFSINLIPHTLSVTTLGSLAAGSRVNLEIDLIARYVERMLNAEQAQ